A window of Blastomonas sp. SL216 contains these coding sequences:
- a CDS encoding prolyl oligopeptidase family serine peptidase, which translates to MTGKALAKRTQAAGWPILASLLLGGQLTEAKAETPERRWTLEDIVTAPKVTSLALSSDGSELAYIQRAGDIEKNQTMHFVYRVDLSTGERTEMARAGAATQLEAMKGERGWHVLLDIGEGQQLYRVDSGSKPQLVLASEASVMIGETEGGLFAVSFIAPHRVGVLAYDWSPDRKWLWYAALKPGFAKPKVQFDNEVVLQKQRRRAPVSAVVELRLRSASGEDVLVATRPASDRLAFYYAGTVSWADDGLRYYVETTSGTQSDRSEAFDLKFGSTTSIPAGEQQGLSSVDFMKGPRGGLLSTDGYGSELELVETRADGTRHSYGRYPYFLGHPMAAGSWRSADGRRTVLGMRTTTHPRYGLALVSSQGARSIVTQGSLTQCDFLENLDWGICVEESMTQPPRLVKVEPAKGKVSQIIPLSARHEAITPLRVTSHHWNNRSGHAATGFIVWPRDYDPGRRYPSILVTHGHDADERFADQDLQWEYPIQLWAERGYVVILANEPSPRQSPELMAAFAQWVSGTGPLSPIEVQSRAWLNVVETFEDVVSQLVLKGIVDSTRVGIAGYSRGSQITNVAITQSRAFKVASSGDGHFLEPAIYPISIRSYGAIFGGPPSGRFLENYLRISPSLRAGVVCAPVLQQVAGPHAGAIDFHVALRSTSVPAQISMYPGETTAAEETHLFHIPSNRLLAMRENLAWFDFWLLGKRDPDAAFSDRVDRWAAMADAFSKNCSVNADGNQDFAPPVR; encoded by the coding sequence ATGACTGGTAAGGCGCTCGCGAAACGCACGCAGGCTGCCGGCTGGCCGATCCTGGCCAGCCTGCTCCTTGGCGGGCAGCTGACTGAAGCAAAGGCGGAGACGCCTGAGCGTCGGTGGACACTGGAAGATATCGTGACGGCTCCGAAGGTCACCTCTCTGGCACTGTCCTCCGATGGATCTGAACTGGCATATATCCAGAGGGCGGGAGATATCGAGAAGAACCAGACAATGCATTTCGTCTATCGAGTGGATCTGTCCACTGGCGAGCGAACGGAAATGGCGCGCGCCGGCGCGGCCACGCAGCTCGAAGCCATGAAGGGAGAGCGAGGCTGGCATGTGTTGCTCGATATAGGTGAGGGGCAACAGCTTTACCGGGTCGACTCAGGCTCAAAACCTCAGCTCGTCCTCGCGAGCGAGGCAAGCGTAATGATAGGAGAGACAGAGGGCGGCCTTTTTGCAGTCTCTTTCATCGCGCCGCATCGTGTCGGCGTGTTGGCCTATGACTGGTCTCCGGATCGCAAATGGTTGTGGTACGCGGCCCTAAAACCTGGGTTCGCCAAGCCCAAAGTACAGTTCGACAACGAAGTCGTCCTGCAGAAGCAAAGGCGTCGTGCGCCCGTCAGTGCCGTTGTCGAACTCCGACTGCGGTCTGCTTCCGGCGAAGATGTTCTCGTCGCTACCCGACCGGCGAGCGATCGTCTGGCATTCTATTATGCCGGAACCGTAAGCTGGGCCGACGATGGATTGCGATATTACGTTGAAACCACGTCGGGCACGCAAAGTGATAGATCCGAAGCGTTCGACCTGAAGTTCGGTTCGACGACAAGCATCCCGGCAGGCGAGCAACAGGGCCTTTCTTCTGTCGACTTCATGAAGGGGCCTCGGGGAGGTCTGCTATCCACCGACGGATATGGTTCAGAATTGGAACTGGTCGAAACGCGAGCCGACGGCACAAGACATAGCTATGGCAGGTATCCGTATTTTCTGGGGCACCCAATGGCTGCAGGAAGCTGGCGATCAGCGGATGGCAGGCGCACAGTCCTCGGCATGCGCACTACCACGCATCCACGATATGGACTGGCGCTTGTCTCGTCCCAAGGTGCGCGCTCAATCGTGACACAGGGAAGCCTCACACAATGCGATTTTCTAGAGAACCTTGATTGGGGCATCTGTGTCGAGGAATCGATGACCCAGCCTCCTCGGTTGGTCAAAGTCGAACCTGCAAAAGGCAAAGTCTCACAAATTATACCGCTCTCCGCGCGACACGAAGCAATAACTCCGTTGCGGGTTACATCCCACCATTGGAATAACCGTTCGGGTCACGCTGCTACAGGATTCATAGTCTGGCCGCGTGACTATGATCCAGGGCGCCGGTATCCTTCGATACTCGTCACGCACGGCCACGACGCCGACGAGCGGTTTGCCGATCAGGACCTGCAATGGGAGTATCCGATTCAACTCTGGGCAGAGCGGGGCTATGTCGTCATTCTCGCTAATGAGCCATCTCCGCGGCAAAGCCCGGAACTCATGGCCGCCTTTGCCCAGTGGGTGTCTGGCACAGGACCGCTTTCACCGATCGAAGTTCAAAGTCGCGCCTGGCTAAACGTGGTTGAGACTTTCGAGGATGTTGTAAGCCAGCTCGTGCTTAAAGGCATCGTCGACAGCACGCGCGTTGGCATTGCGGGCTATAGCCGTGGGTCGCAGATCACAAATGTCGCCATTACGCAATCAAGAGCGTTCAAGGTCGCATCCAGCGGCGATGGCCATTTTCTGGAACCCGCCATCTATCCCATATCCATCAGATCCTATGGTGCCATTTTTGGCGGCCCGCCTTCGGGGCGGTTTCTGGAAAACTATCTTCGGATATCGCCATCGCTGCGTGCCGGTGTTGTATGCGCACCGGTCCTTCAGCAGGTCGCAGGCCCACATGCCGGTGCAATCGACTTCCATGTGGCGTTGCGCTCGACGAGCGTCCCTGCCCAGATCAGCATGTACCCGGGCGAGACAACGGCAGCCGAAGAAACTCACCTGTTTCATATACCTTCAAATCGGCTGCTCGCGATGCGCGAGAACCTTGCATGGTTCGATTTCTGGTTGCTGGGCAAACGTGACCCCGACGCGGCCTTTTCCGACCGTGTTGATCGCTGGGCCGCGATGGCAGATGCGTTCAGCAAGAACTGTTCGGTCAACGCCGATGGAAACCAGGACTTTGCGCCGCCGGTCAGATAG
- a CDS encoding asparagine synthase-related protein translates to MAGHYRIEISHRQDVGRSAAGGNAVSSFGAGTGRVWSDTPVIPIGSHGCVIGHLFSRTDPSVRIVEFAADEVLAIRASGGRSLLGDFWGAYVAVLTGVDGSVSVLRDPSAQMPCYYRSEAGSLALASDVTQLAQRGPQAVNFIEIGRLLIGVDTIGRETCISGVMELLPGECITSTPEGHTISQWWSPWPWTTPERLLSFETNASRLRRVLLDCVGSWASCFKSAVLGVSGGLDSSIVACATHSQALELHCLNIVSSGAGGDERSYASVLASALGRPLHERHYSLSSIDIEKPVAPHHAWPNAPYFMQGIAAIHSGFSSEHHIDAYFSGNGGDNVFCSLATAAPFVDRFLTQGARSGVMNTLRDLSLLTGADGMTILRHALGIYRRVGGPPRIYRNKSGLSASFIEALGPFRPLHPWLEDTEGALPGKIGHVKQIIRAHRGIELYPRAESPVHIAPLLSQPIIELCLGIPTWHWVHDGINRAVAREAVRSIVPHQLLRRTSKGGPSGFMAEIFQANRQKAEQMLRDGLLARAGLLDLSIFEGINPVTASGSDKARRILDLCAAEAWARWWSDAI, encoded by the coding sequence ATGGCAGGGCATTATCGCATAGAAATTTCGCACCGGCAGGACGTCGGGCGAAGCGCCGCTGGCGGCAATGCCGTTTCTTCCTTCGGGGCCGGCACCGGACGCGTGTGGAGTGACACTCCGGTGATCCCGATAGGCAGTCATGGCTGTGTCATCGGTCATCTTTTCTCACGGACAGACCCGAGCGTTCGCATCGTCGAATTTGCTGCCGATGAAGTTCTGGCGATCCGGGCAAGCGGTGGACGCTCGCTGCTGGGTGACTTCTGGGGAGCATATGTTGCGGTTTTGACGGGAGTGGATGGCAGTGTCTCGGTACTGCGTGATCCATCAGCGCAAATGCCCTGCTATTACCGATCGGAAGCCGGCTCTCTGGCATTGGCCAGTGATGTCACGCAGCTTGCCCAGCGTGGTCCTCAAGCTGTCAATTTCATCGAAATCGGAAGACTGCTGATAGGCGTCGATACGATAGGCCGCGAAACCTGCATCTCAGGGGTCATGGAGCTGCTTCCAGGTGAGTGCATCACCTCCACTCCAGAGGGTCATACGATAAGTCAGTGGTGGTCTCCATGGCCGTGGACGACTCCCGAGCGCCTGCTCTCGTTCGAGACCAATGCATCGAGGCTGCGCAGGGTATTGCTGGATTGTGTGGGCTCCTGGGCATCGTGCTTCAAGTCGGCCGTCCTGGGCGTTTCAGGCGGACTCGATTCATCCATCGTCGCCTGCGCAACACATTCGCAGGCGCTTGAGCTTCATTGCCTCAACATCGTCAGCAGTGGTGCGGGCGGTGATGAGCGAAGCTACGCCTCTGTTCTTGCTTCAGCGCTCGGACGTCCTCTGCACGAACGGCATTACAGCCTGTCGTCCATCGATATCGAGAAACCTGTCGCCCCGCACCACGCATGGCCAAACGCCCCTTATTTCATGCAGGGTATCGCCGCGATCCATTCCGGCTTTTCCAGCGAGCATCATATCGACGCCTATTTTTCCGGAAACGGCGGCGACAATGTGTTCTGCAGCCTCGCCACGGCGGCCCCGTTCGTCGACCGGTTCCTGACGCAAGGGGCCCGATCGGGAGTTATGAACACGCTGCGCGATCTCAGTCTTCTGACGGGCGCCGACGGCATGACGATCCTGCGCCACGCTTTGGGTATATACAGGCGCGTTGGTGGTCCGCCCCGCATCTATCGTAACAAGTCAGGCCTATCAGCCTCATTTATCGAAGCGCTCGGGCCCTTCCGGCCGCTTCACCCCTGGCTCGAAGATACCGAGGGCGCACTCCCGGGCAAGATCGGGCACGTGAAGCAGATCATACGCGCGCATCGTGGCATCGAGCTTTATCCAAGGGCAGAGTCTCCCGTCCATATTGCTCCGTTGCTTTCCCAGCCGATCATTGAGCTGTGCCTGGGCATTCCGACCTGGCACTGGGTCCATGATGGAATCAATCGTGCAGTTGCACGCGAAGCCGTTCGCAGCATCGTTCCCCATCAGCTTCTGAGGCGAACTTCAAAGGGCGGCCCTTCAGGCTTCATGGCCGAAATATTCCAGGCAAATCGCCAGAAAGCAGAACAGATGCTGCGGGATGGACTGCTCGCACGGGCAGGCTTGCTTGACCTCTCGATTTTCGAGGGGATCAATCCTGTGACCGCCAGCGGCTCGGATAAGGCGAGGCGTATCCTGGACCTTTGCGCGGCAGAGGCATGGGCTCGCTGGTGGAGCGATGCTATCTGA
- a CDS encoding lasso peptide biosynthesis B2 protein gives MEYRLSPDMRCCTIGMHSIFLDLARDRYFLLSQDAEVRFRKFREGRADEADLAWLISKRIICPGVHQPSNNLPDLPAPEFSALDNDLPSARFVCTARAAFAQIAARRAIRRRPIARILGEIQPVSERHIPNEHQHALHVASAFQQARYLISGTDQCLPRGVAMKRMLARQGCHADLVIGVALPFSAHCWVQLGSTVLTDSLELVEAYKPILVA, from the coding sequence ATGGAATACAGGCTCTCTCCGGATATGCGTTGCTGCACCATCGGGATGCATTCAATATTTCTGGATCTCGCTCGTGATCGCTATTTTCTGCTCAGTCAGGACGCCGAGGTCCGATTTCGGAAGTTTCGTGAGGGCAGGGCAGATGAAGCCGATCTGGCCTGGCTCATTTCAAAGCGAATAATCTGCCCGGGTGTGCATCAGCCGTCCAACAATTTGCCAGACCTTCCTGCCCCTGAATTCAGTGCACTGGACAATGACCTGCCATCGGCGCGATTTGTGTGCACGGCCAGGGCCGCGTTTGCGCAGATCGCAGCAAGGCGCGCTATCAGGCGCCGTCCGATCGCACGAATTCTCGGCGAAATACAACCAGTCAGCGAGCGCCACATCCCGAATGAGCATCAGCATGCGCTGCACGTCGCATCTGCATTCCAACAGGCTCGCTATCTGATCTCCGGAACTGATCAGTGCCTGCCGCGAGGTGTCGCCATGAAACGCATGCTTGCTCGCCAGGGTTGCCATGCTGACCTTGTCATCGGCGTTGCGCTGCCATTTTCCGCCCATTGCTGGGTTCAGCTGGGCTCGACTGTTCTGACAGATTCGCTCGAGCTCGTCGAAGCTTACAAACCTATTCTGGTGGCTTGA
- a CDS encoding benenodin family lasso peptide: MNAFETQNDDVIDLGAVQEETRGSAIAGLDDVQPGLKIFVGGIDRED, from the coding sequence ATGAACGCATTTGAAACCCAGAATGACGACGTCATCGACCTCGGCGCCGTGCAGGAAGAAACTCGCGGCTCGGCGATCGCCGGCCTCGACGACGTCCAGCCCGGGCTGAAAATCTTCGTCGGCGGAATTGACCGCGAGGATTGA
- a CDS encoding AlpA family transcriptional regulator produces MTSQNPDRFLRLAAVLDRTGLSRATLYRKIHAGTFPQQVKLAERCCGWRESAVEQWLINPMHYSASDAPIH; encoded by the coding sequence ATGACATCCCAAAACCCCGACCGGTTCCTGAGACTCGCAGCCGTGCTCGATCGCACCGGGCTTTCGCGGGCAACACTGTATCGCAAGATCCACGCGGGAACCTTCCCGCAGCAGGTCAAGCTGGCGGAGCGATGCTGCGGCTGGAGAGAGTCGGCCGTGGAGCAATGGCTGATCAACCCGATGCACTACAGCGCGAGCGACGCACCGATACATTGA